tgatgttaggGTTCATCCTTATCCAACAGCCCTCTGGTTTCTAAATTCCTATTAATTGAGGCTTTTAACCCAAGAGCTACTCCGAAAATGTTAGTAAAGACAGAAATAACATTTAAGGCTCAATCAGCAATGCTGCTGTTTATTCTCCAAGAGTTTCTTCATTAAACCATACCTTTACTCCTGTCTGGTCACTATTTAGCCAACGTAAATATATTGTGTGCCTCACCATCCCTCCTGGTACTGTGTTTCACTTTCTCAAGTCTGTGTAAAAACATTTCTCctgatatataaaaaaatggGAGCAAGAGAAGGCTGCAGGATTCCTTATGCCTCCTCTGTCATTAGGTaggattatggctgatctgctcTTGGCTTCAACTTTTCCTCCCCGCCTGTTTTCTAAACTCCCACAAAGGATGTGTTTGCCTCATGTATTTGCTTActcagcttccaccactctctTGGTTAGACAATTCCAAACGTTCGAGTCCCTTAGAGAAAGGTGGCTCCGTCGACCCAGGTCCAatcctgatctccagtgctgtCAACGTGCAGTTCGCACAATCTCACTGTAACCCCGTGGGTTTCCCTGGAGTGCTCCAGCTCCCACCCATGTTCCAGAGATGTGTGGGTTGGAAAGTTAATAGGCTGCTGTCAAACGTCTCCAGTGTGCAAGTGAGAGATTGAATTTAGCGGGAAGTTGATGAGAACGTGCAGAGGTTAaaacaggattagtgtaaatggttgTCTGGTGTGGACCCAGTGGGCTCTGTATAATTGTAGCTGGATTTCCACCCCCTTGCAATAAAGTCTAACAGCCCATTTGTCTTCCTAATCACcactgtacctgcatgctaacTTCATTTCATACACAAAGATACCCCGAGACATCTGTACagcattctttctccatttaaattatATTCTACGTTTCCATTCTTCCGACGAAATGAATAACTTCATAATTCACCACAAAAACACTGGATTTTAGCTTATTTAGACTTCTTTGCAGACTCTTCACCCTCTCACGACTTGCATTAATTAACTCTGCAAACAGTTGAGGCCCCAGCACTGACCCCACTGGTTACAGCCCACCAACCTGAAGATGTCTAGTTGGCTGATTCTTGATCCATGCCAAAATCCCCAAAGCCATGAGCTCTCCTCATGCGCAGTACCTGTTCTGCTTTATTGATCCTGCCTGTCACAATCTCAAAGATTTGTCAGCCTTTAGTCCTATTGAGAAAATGATGGATTGTGTTCTTTGCATTCAGATTTAATAATGACCATCGTGCATAACCTATTTTATATCTGATGCCCACAGAATGCTGAATAGGAACAGAGGACATCAGAGTTCTTGCTCTCAAACCTACAAGTTTAGCTGATGCAACCCCAGCTGCATCCATTCTGGCAATGAATTATACAGATTCTAGATTTGGTTATACTTCCTGGAGAACCTAGTTTATCCCTAAAAGCAACTGTAAACCTTAAAAACAAACAGATTGATAAAATGCCACAAGTGCTGGATACAGAGAAGGATGGAAAGTCGTGTCAAAAGGAAAGCCCAGCAAGATGGTGTGGGAAAGGGAACTGTTCTTAGTCCTATTGGGATAACTGGACTTCTTTATTGCACGTTTTCTGGAATATCATTATGTAAAGACAGCAAACTGAAATTCTAGCAGGTAACTCTGTATGTTAGGAAGATTCCTCATACAGCAGGATCACACGTCAAAGACAagaagtgctggcattggagagagtccagtgcaggattcccgaaCCCAACTggaaggttgagtcagtggtaacgaaggcaaatgcaatgttaacgttcattttgagaggactagaatataaaagcaagcacgtAATGccgaggctttacaaggcattgatcagatgccacttgggagtattgtgagcaattttgggccctatAACCAAGAAAGGAtggatgcactggcattggagagggtccagaggtggtttacaagaatggttccaggaaatgaaagggttaacatgagtgTTTGAGCGCTTTGGGGCTgcactcacaggagtttagaagaattggggggggtgcaggggggagatctcattgaaacccaccaaatattgaaaggcctagacagagtgggggTGGGGTATGATCAGTAAGCATGTcagaagttatggagagaagacagaagACTGGGAttgacagatcagccatgatggaatgatggagtagattagatgggttgaatggtttaattctgcccctatgtcttatggtttaatagCTGGTGACTGGCTTAAGTGGATAAAGGTCTTGGATGAAATCAGTCTGTACTCAGATGTTGAATTTGAGTCCAATTCCATTAGCTGAAAATTAACATTCTCTGCCTGTGGAACAGGATACAGTTTTTGAATGATAAACTTAAACTTTACTTACTTTGacaagtgctttgaaaggtttaTATTTCTGCGTGTCACGAATTTTCTTCTTCGGATGACTCAAAAACAGGATCTGCCATAAATTATACAGGGTTTATCAGTAAATTCAATGGTAACTGACTTAAGATGTTTAAAAGTACACTCTGTGACTGGGAAAATAAAGACCCTCAAAGTTCCTTCGCTAACTAGTGCAATTGTAGAATCTTGCAATTTTGATCTAGGGTCATGGCACTTCTGAGGGTGAGCCGATTCAGTGAAGTGAGTATTGAACCAGTGCAAGTCAGTTAcaagtacaaaatgctggaggaactcagcaggtcagcatcaCTGAAGGAGGGGaataactgttcatttccctccacagatgctgctggagttccttcagcattttgtgtgtgctgcttaagacttacagcatctgcagaatttcttgtgtctctGCAAGTAGTTCGCTGATGTTTAACATTCCCCAATAATTTTTTCCCCCAGCACCCACCTCTGATGACAACACTTTCTACGAGGGTATTTCTGAGATGTCTTTCCTTGTTTAACTGTGGTTACCACCATCTCCTCCCCATCATCTCCATTACCGACAGTACTCTCTAATATGTTGAGCTaaccccaacatattgatgcagtcacgAAGAAGGCACGCCAGCTGCTGTTTGAGGAGCTTTGGTACGCCACCAGAGACtccaacaaatttctacagaggttcCACTAACAGCattttgactgattgcatcaccgaATGGTATGCAGTCTCCAGCACACAGGATTAAAAAaacgctgcagagagttgtaagctcagccagctccatcactggcctccccaccatcaaggacatctccaaaaggtgGTGCCTACGAAGGacccttgccctcttctcattacttccatcctggaggaggtacaggagcctgaagacgcacgcttaacagcttcttcccctccaaagTCAGATTTCTGGTGGTGCACaaatactacctcattatttcgCTCTCTCCGCATTATTTAACATTTTCTATTGCAACCCACagtaatttatgtattgcattgtactgctgctgcaaaataacaactttcatgacataattccgtgataataaacctgattctgatgcatgTGTTCCATATGGCACCTCATCCTGTGCAGGGACAGACTaacacttcccctcaccccctACCCACCCGCCCCCACATAATAAATTGTAACCTCTGCCAGCTTCAATACGAGGCTACTAGTGGACACTTCTCCCCTTCCAGCATTTCAAAGGGACCGCTCCATATTTACCAACACCCAAGCTGCATGACTTGCTGACTattgccagcattttctgcttttatttatagAAGTCAGATCAAAAACTTCCAGCTTTATTAAGAATCCacccacatttttttttaaaagacctGTTCAAATTCACGAGAGTTTTTGACAGAGTGACTGCTTCCCGAGAGCTGATAACCAATGTATAGAATTAAGAACCAGAAACAAGATGGGGGAATCCCTTTTTAAACTCCGCAATGAATTTAAGGAACAAGTTCCCTGCCAGCACGGTCGCATATCGACCAAGACTGGCAAACAGTTTAGTTCACTAAAACTGAGTTTTTAAACAATCCGTCAGCATCAGGGTTTATTACTGCTTACCACGTATTCTTAAATTTAATTCAGATTCTAAAACAACACAAATTAATGAACATTCTCTGAGTTAATCTTGGCAGTGACAGAGCTGTAGCAACACAGTGCCCGAGTCTCAACGTGGTCAAAGTCGACTCCAATGAGTCTACTGGAGAACAGCCACCTAGCTCAGATCTCATGTAGCACCTTTAGATGAGGAGAAGCAAACACAAGTCGGTTGGAGGAAAGTGGTGAAGATATTAACCATGTCTCATTTCACTCTTCAAAAGAAAAGATTGTTGGGCTTCTCTTCCACAAAGTTCAAACTGAACCCCAACCCACACCCCAAACAGTTTGGCATTTGGGGAAAGGGTCAGACTGGGTGACTCCGAAGAACTGACCTTAAGATCATTGTGTACAGCGTGACCTACTAAGATCCTTCCTTTCAAGATGTCTGCCACCTCCTTCTGCACGACTTTAAAATCTTCACCTAAAGTTAGCCAAGCCGGACAGAAAACAACATTAGTTTCTTGTACAAAAATATTCACAGCATTTCAAACATTCTTTACTTAACAGCAATAATCCCTACACTGCCCCACTGAAGCACACAAACAACTTGTTTGCATTCCTATGAGAAACCATTAGCTGCCTTTTTTTGTTCTTTACTCAATTTCCTATTCACTCCGATGCTCTCTGAATATACATTTAGGCAATGCACAGTACACTTTCTTTGTCAATGAACTCATATTACTAGTTCATAATAACACCAACTCCACGATGGCTGGTTCATTGACTATTTTTCCAAGCACTTATTTAAAAATTTCAGCCTAGAATAGGGCAGCACGGCAGCATAGTGGATAGTGCAAcgttttacagcagcagcagcTGTGAAGATTGGGGCTTGATtccgaaaggagtttgtacgttttcctcgTGATCCTGTGGATTTCCCCCCGAGATACTCTGGTTTCtgaaaggagtctgtacgttttccccgtgatCCTGTGGATTTCcccccaggtactctggtttcctcccacattccagacataGGTTCAGCAAGTTGAGAGCATGCTAGTTGGCATCGGAAGTATAGTGACTCTTGCTATGcctccccagcacaatcctcaggcTGAGTTAGTCATTGACACTAATGAAGCATTTTACTGTACATGTCAATGTATATTTGACAAAGAAAGCTGACCTTTAATCTCTAGATCAGTGCAATCACATCTTTCTTAGAGTCAAatagacatacagcacagaaacagaccctcaaTTCAACACCAAATATCAACCACCTACTCCTATTGTACAGTGACCAGAATGATATGCAGAACTCTAGCTAAGACCTAATCAGTGTGTAATAAAGTTGTACCATAACCTCTGTCCATTTGTATTCTCGGTCCCAGCTAATGAAAGCAGGGATCCCATTGGCCTTCATCACCAGCTTATCTACCTGAGCTATTAGCTTCAGGTATCCTTGAATTTGGAACCTGTCACTCAATACTCCTTACTGAGTATTAAGGCCCTACTATTCATTGTGCTTGTGATTtgtgatcctactattcttgtttgtgattggactattCATTGTGTAGTCCTCCCAAATGACATCACCTCATACTTACCTGGATTAGGTTTCATGTGTCCTTGCTCTGCCCATCTAACCAACTGATCAATCCCACCCTGTAGGCGAATGACTACTCTTCTCAATATCAACAGCATCACTGattttcgtatcatctgtaaacttactgatCCGACCTCCGACATATATAACAAAACAGTAAGGGTCCCTCTGGTATACTACTGGTCTCAGGCTTCTAAATACAAAAGCAAACCTCCACCATTGCACTCAACCTCCAATTTGCTATCTTGCATTAGATCCCATGTACTCTAACTTTATGGAGTAGTCTACTCTGTGggatctcctcccttgctttccATACAAGCCTAAGATACACCTCATCAGGTCTCAGGGATTTTTTTCCCGTTTTCAGCTCACTGAGACATACCTCTTCCTTTTTTGTGATTACACATTCTAGAGTTTCAGCTACCTTTTCCCTGAATTTTCCAACTACAATGACTTTGTCCTTAATAAGTACAGATAAGATGTATTAATTTATGACCCCATCATTGTCCACTGGCTCTATAAACATAACTTAGTTCCTAATGACCTCTAACTTCCCTGGTTACCCTTGATGTGAAAGTGTCCTTAAATCTTGTCGCCAGCAATATTTCATGACCTCTCTGTTATAATTTGGGAAAGGGATCAGACAAAACCATCCTTCAGATCCATGTCTGAGCGTACAAAATTAAATGCAAGAGAATTGGGGCAGGGAGGTGGAAATGCATTTTCACAGTAGAAGCTTTAGTAACTGTGGAATGCAAAAGTTGGTGAACGAAGCAGAGAATGAAGAATATTTAAGAACACTTTAGACTGGAAGGTGAAGGTATTGTGTAATATAGAGATTCAAGAACACAGAGGACATGTGGGATTAGTACAGAATTAGTTCAGGATAAGTATAAATGGTGTGTACGGCTAAATGACTGTCTCCTACAGCAATTTCACTGAAATTCCATACCCTGTTGTTTTCTCCCAGTTGATACCTCTACCTCAATTCCAATGTCATAACCAAAAATTAAtgtgaaaatcctacaaaaatatatttttaaaaaaaatcaggatgTCAGAGAGCCTCTTACCGTTCTTAATGTCCTCCGGACGTATTCCACTCACCCAGGTCCTGTAATCGGTCACCTTTTCTGTTGGTTTCACGTACTTGTCATAAATGCACTTGCCAAACTTATTTACGATGGAAACCCGTGCGAGGATGCTTTCCACTTTGTCCGGCCCCACACCAACCATCTCACAGTCCATTGCTACAGCTTTCGTCAGTCTGAGAGTATAACAGCAAGGTTATTGCACACCAAAGGGACTTCATATAGACATCTATATATCTTTGAAAATCTTGCAAAGCAGAGCAGATACTTCACTGGAAACTAAACACTATGTTCTATCAGTAGCAAATGATTAGCACAGATTTTTAAGTAATCCTAGGGAATCTAGCACCAAATAGTTATCTGGTGAAGCGCTCTCTATGCTGTCCCATTAATATTATTGTGGTTAAGATAAAAGTTTAACTAATTGCTTGGTACCTACCCTTCAAAAGCtccatctttaaccagcaactttTCCGGGCTTTGTTGTGTAGGGTTCGGATTTTCCTGCGGTGCACGTTCTTGCTGTCGAGCAACGTTTGCAGCTTCCGGTCCCATTGCTGCTTCGATGTCATCGGGATCTACATCATCAAACCAAATGTCCGGCCTTTTGGGAAAGAGTCAAAGCCCCAGACGAGACGCGGAAATATGATCAGTGAAACCATGAATAGGTCCTGCTCCATCTTGCAACTATTGTACTTTTAGCCCCATGATTGCAAACCTGCCCTCATGCAACACAAAAAGTATTTTCCAACACGGACCACTGGACACTTCTTATTGGCACACTTCCAAAGGGGCAATTTAATCACCAATTTTGGCCACGCATTACACAGCCTGATAAACAGAAAGTTTCTTTTTAACTTCCCAAAGTGTCTCACATATTATTGCAGATAGTTCTCAatcaacaaaacaaaaaacaccGTCACATCACTATTACAGCAGAATCCTCTAGCGGACAGCAGGTATTTTCACACTGAATAGGAACAGAATCCAAATTCTTTCTGGAACGGACTGCTGCGTATCAGAACTATAGAGGGGCTGAATGTCCTGATTTTGGTGCAGGAGACACTGATTCCGCCTTTAAGAGGAAACTCACCTGGGCAAAGGTCACACTATCGAGAAGGCAAGCCTGTTTGTGGGCAACACTTGGTCTGTACGATCTGCAGGATTGGGTTCCATGAGCCGAGGGCGTTTATACTGGTTATCTGCCCAGGAGATTAGACAGCTGCTGAGGGGTGTGGAAGGAAGGGTCAAATTACAATGACTATATTCAtcagagtgtggaacaggcttGATGGAAGCAGCTGATGCCTTCCTCGCTGTTATACACTGGGAGCAACAAAAGTCTTTAATTGTTCTTTCTCTATCAAAGGTCAAGCTTGGTACTTCTGTGCAATTGTTAGTAAAGGGTGACAGGTTACAGTCTCAACCTGTTGACGTTTATCCTCCATACAAGCTATTATTCTATTCAACCATCTTTACCCTAACCATCGGCCTTATTGATTCTTATTAATCACTAACTCTGTGAtgagttctgttcatttgggCTACACGTTCATTTAGTTGGCATGCACTCTTTCCCTGTTAATGGGCATGTGCTCGAGGGGGAAGTGGGAGTATTGGGGGTAAGAAAATGGTGGCCCTCTTGTATCGAACTTGAACGGAAAAAGCAAAGttgtttaaacaaaagaaaatcttgtCTTTGTTGTTTGAGTGTAAACAGTGACCATGAATTGTCCAGCATCATAACCATAAAACGTTTTTCCTGTTCTAAATTACTTGCACATAACTGCATATAGCTCTTTGTCACCCCTTGTTTTAAGAGCTTTAAATGACTGTATACCCACTCCCTAATCTGTTCTATTTACAGGAAACTGGTGCAGTCAATTAGGAGGAGAGAGATGAATAATTTCACAAACACTTACTCAGTTGGTTTCTCAGGCTCTGGTTCTGGTTGAGTCTTTCGTCTCTTTTTCCTATGAGGGGAATAATCTTTATCTGGAGGTGCTTGGCTATTCCTACCCGGCTCACTGTCCCTGTGTTTAGTCCCCTGGTGTGATTTCTTATTCAGTTTCACTCCATTTTCTTTTACAGGTGCACTTGTAGCCAGAGAGAGCGACTGGGTCTTCCTTTCCGCTCCCGTTTCAGATTTAACTCCTTGTGTTCCTTGGCGATGCTCCTTCGtcttctttttgaatttgctGACTGGAACGTTGTTCTCCTCTTCAGTCTTCTGATTCAGTAACTAAATTAAATTACAAGCAGTTGCATGAATAAGATGCCAAGATTCAGACCATCAATAGagacattccacacacacaaatCCCCTGTGTGGTTGCAAAACTTCTTCAGTGTAattgcttccctctccctctctggtACGTCCTCTGCAGAGGAAAGTTAACCCAGCAGTTAGTTTATGATACACTAAATTAAAAGTCTAAGCCGGCCGGttgtgtagtggcatccgcactggaCTTTGATGCGAGTGGTTCTGGGTTCAAATGCGGCTGGCTCctcgcacgctttccatccgtgctgggttaagcgtcgagctagcaactcggccttgtaaaaaacaaCAGAcaaaaaaatgctaaagaaatggcgtGGAGAGCAACAACATCAGAAGTCTGGGACTTGATGTACTTGGGTGTAAAAAGTAACAGAAAAAATTGATCGCTTTAATGATACTGTTAGATTGTTCAGCCACCAGGAATGTGGAGGGCAAACTGGATGATTCTTAACTTTTTCCTCATCTAACATTTCTCCTGCAACACAGCGAAGCTGTATTCAACCTGGGATTCACTAACAACCTATGAAGTCTCAAGAGCTTGCTGCATTAATTTTTCTTGCTTCCCTGTGGGATTTGCacaaatcggccatgatggaatagcagagcagactcaatgggccaaatggcctaattctgttcccatgtcttatggtacaATCTACACACATTGTAC
This DNA window, taken from Mobula hypostoma chromosome 21, sMobHyp1.1, whole genome shotgun sequence, encodes the following:
- the rexo4 gene encoding RNA exonuclease 4, producing MAKPDQQAGSVVPVGSDQGHSKKKKKRKKFWAKEKSVTKQRTEPVLPPKDVAEYSSNWKTLQQLLNQKTEEENNVPVSKFKKKTKEHRQGTQGVKSETGAERKTQSLSLATSAPVKENGVKLNKKSHQGTKHRDSEPGRNSQAPPDKDYSPHRKKRRKTQPEPEPEKPTEPDIWFDDVDPDDIEAAMGPEAANVARQQERAPQENPNPTQQSPEKLLVKDGAFEGLTKAVAMDCEMVGVGPDKVESILARVSIVNKFGKCIYDKYVKPTEKVTDYRTWVSGIRPEDIKNGEDFKVVQKEVADILKGRILVGHAVHNDLKILFLSHPKKKIRDTQKYKPFKALVKCGRPSLKHLCRQILKVKVQESEHSSVQDAQATMRLYTLARQQWEAGLKAKYKAKKEGVKEKTESKRDKTARGR